One Parcubacteria group bacterium CG10_big_fil_rev_8_21_14_0_10_36_14 DNA segment encodes these proteins:
- a CDS encoding cytidine deaminase, with product MPDTKRLEELSQEYQNLIQRALEAQEESYCPYSHYPVGAVALSEGNNIYIGWNVETVSFNQSVHAEQNAIMRMPKKDRKIKLLIFVSRNGGAPCGHCRQIISEFGSPQTKILGLTTKNNYVTITTLKEILPLPMSTGEGAL from the coding sequence ATGCCAGATACTAAAAGATTAGAAGAGCTTTCACAAGAATATCAAAATTTAATACAACGCGCCCTTGAAGCGCAAGAAGAGTCTTATTGTCCATATTCACATTATCCGGTTGGCGCAGTGGCTCTATCCGAGGGTAACAATATTTATATTGGCTGGAATGTAGAAACCGTAAGCTTTAATCAATCAGTTCATGCCGAACAAAATGCAATAATGCGAATGCCAAAAAAAGATAGAAAAATAAAACTGCTTATTTTTGTCTCGCGTAATGGTGGCGCGCCTTGTGGGCATTGTCGACAAATAATCTCCGAGTTTGGTTCTCCGCAGACTAAGATACTTGGCTTGACGACAAAGAATAATTATGTTACCATAACCACATTGAAAGAGATACTTCCTCTTCCAATGTCAACAGGAGAAGGAGCTCTTTAA
- the ruvA gene encoding Holliday junction branch migration protein RuvA, with protein MIISIKGIITYKANNFIILENQGIGYQIYFNDLDKTRLGNEVTLYIHDYVREDKRDFYGFTSLDELQFFLKLLAISGVGPKMAQHILALGIENLQKSIIEGSSTLIEGVSGVGKKTAQKIILELKGSIDKILENQGLSRDVISGLVGLGYSRTEAEDALRNVAQEVTGTENQLKAALKLLGK; from the coding sequence ATGATTATTTCAATCAAAGGCATTATAACCTATAAAGCAAACAACTTTATAATTCTTGAAAATCAGGGAATTGGATATCAAATTTATTTTAATGACCTTGATAAGACACGCTTGGGCAATGAAGTAACGCTTTATATACATGACTACGTACGCGAAGATAAACGCGATTTTTATGGTTTTACATCCTTGGACGAATTGCAATTTTTTCTAAAACTCTTGGCCATCTCCGGAGTAGGCCCTAAAATGGCCCAGCATATCTTGGCCTTAGGTATAGAAAACCTACAAAAATCAATCATAGAAGGAAGCTCAACATTAATTGAAGGAGTTTCTGGAGTAGGTAAAAAAACAGCGCAAAAAATTATTCTTGAATTAAAGGGCTCGATTGATAAAATACTAGAAAATCAAGGACTAAGTAGAGACGTTATAAGTGGGCTAGTTGGCTTAGGCTATAGTCGAACAGAAGCAGAAGATGCGTTGCGCAATGTAGCGCAAGAAGTTACAGGAACAGAAAACCAGCTCAAAGCCGCCTTAAAATTATTGGGAAAATAA
- a CDS encoding isoleucine--tRNA ligase, with protein sequence MSKNIPKNEEKILSFWKKNNIFKKSIEIRPENRPYVFYDGPPFATGLPHYGHIVASLMKDIVPRYWTMKGFRVDRKWGWDCHGLPIENIIEKKLNLKSKLEIENYGIDKFNNACHATVLKYAEEWKRVIDRIGRWVDMENDYKTMDIEYMESVWWVFSELWKKDLIYQGHKAMHVCPRCETPLSNFEVTQGYKDVKDISVTAKFKLKDAKKLELEGDVFVLAWTTTPWTLPGNVLLAIGKNIKYQVLSIKGETGLYIIAKDRVASVTKDKEPKIEKDLKGTTLIGLEYEPLFPYFKNTEKAFRIVPADFVTTEEGTGVVHIAPAFGEDDYELGMREGVSFVQHVEMDGKFTKDVKDFSGMEVKPKEYPQKTDLEILKWLAKENKIFSKEKYEHSYPHCWRCDSPLINYATSSWFIKVTELKSDLLKNNKKIHWVPEHIKEGRFGKWLEGARDWAVSRNRFWGAPLPIWQSEDDDTICIGSVKELEKLSGKKITDIHKHLIDKIIIKRGSKEYKKVPEVLDCWFESGSMPYGQMHYPFENKKKFEAGFPSEFIAEGQDQTRGWFYTLHVLATALTCGSTPSIPVKTSEPAFKNVIVNGIVLAEDGKKMSKRLQNYPDPMEVISKYGADAMRYYLATSPVMYAENLNFSEVGVREMYNKLLNALFNILELYLMYGNKKEIYTDSQNILDKWIVVKLKQLGQEVEKNMNEYKLAEASRPIVDFVNDLSGWHVRRSRDRIKEKNNEALSTLRYVLLELAKICAPFVPFVAEHLHQELKGTEESVHLANWPEYGKLSKEDTTLIKDMQATRDIVEIALSLRSEAGIKVRQPLSELQVINCKLHDELLNIIAGEINIKKVTAVDKLPKGGSWVQKENTTLNIELTEELKEEGYVRELIRGINALRKSAGLTPKDKITLYIDSSKKIKNIIEKERSNLMSSTVSKNISFSKKTLKNNADINLDGDTVWIGLEK encoded by the coding sequence ATGTCAAAAAATATCCCTAAAAATGAAGAAAAAATATTAAGTTTTTGGAAGAAAAATAATATTTTTAAAAAATCTATAGAAATAAGACCGGAAAATAGACCTTATGTTTTTTATGATGGCCCTCCTTTTGCTACCGGACTCCCGCATTATGGGCATATTGTCGCTTCTCTAATGAAAGACATTGTCCCAAGATATTGGACAATGAAAGGCTTTCGTGTAGATCGCAAATGGGGTTGGGATTGTCATGGACTGCCGATTGAAAATATTATAGAAAAAAAACTCAATTTAAAAAGTAAATTAGAAATAGAAAATTATGGAATTGATAAATTCAATAATGCCTGCCACGCAACAGTTCTAAAATATGCCGAAGAATGGAAACGGGTAATAGATCGCATTGGTCGCTGGGTTGATATGGAAAACGACTACAAAACAATGGATATAGAATATATGGAATCGGTATGGTGGGTATTTTCTGAACTTTGGAAAAAAGATTTAATCTATCAAGGGCACAAAGCAATGCACGTTTGTCCCCGATGCGAAACTCCTTTATCAAATTTTGAAGTTACTCAAGGATATAAAGACGTGAAAGATATATCAGTAACCGCAAAATTTAAATTGAAAGATGCAAAAAAACTAGAATTAGAAGGTGATGTTTTCGTTCTTGCATGGACAACTACGCCGTGGACCTTGCCGGGAAATGTATTATTGGCCATTGGAAAAAATATTAAATATCAAGTACTAAGCATCAAAGGGGAAACTGGCCTGTATATAATTGCAAAGGATAGAGTAGCAAGCGTGACAAAAGACAAAGAACCAAAAATAGAAAAAGACCTAAAAGGAACGACTTTGATTGGTTTAGAGTATGAACCGCTTTTCCCTTATTTTAAAAATACCGAAAAAGCATTTCGTATTGTACCCGCGGACTTTGTCACAACAGAAGAAGGAACGGGCGTTGTTCATATCGCTCCTGCTTTTGGTGAAGACGACTATGAATTAGGTATGCGCGAAGGTGTATCCTTTGTTCAACATGTTGAAATGGATGGGAAGTTTACAAAAGACGTAAAAGATTTTTCCGGAATGGAAGTAAAACCAAAAGAATATCCGCAAAAAACCGACTTAGAAATATTGAAATGGCTAGCAAAAGAAAATAAAATATTTTCTAAAGAAAAATATGAACACAGTTATCCGCATTGCTGGAGGTGCGACTCCCCTCTTATAAACTACGCAACATCAAGCTGGTTCATAAAAGTTACGGAATTAAAATCCGATTTATTGAAAAATAATAAAAAAATACATTGGGTGCCTGAACATATCAAAGAAGGCCGTTTTGGCAAATGGCTAGAAGGCGCGCGCGATTGGGCAGTTTCTCGAAATCGTTTTTGGGGTGCTCCTCTTCCAATATGGCAATCCGAAGATGATGATACGATTTGCATTGGTTCGGTCAAAGAATTAGAAAAATTATCAGGAAAAAAAATTACAGACATCCATAAACATTTAATAGATAAGATTATAATCAAACGTGGCTCTAAAGAATATAAAAAAGTTCCGGAAGTTTTGGATTGCTGGTTTGAATCCGGTTCAATGCCTTATGGACAAATGCATTATCCGTTTGAAAATAAGAAAAAATTTGAAGCAGGTTTTCCTTCGGAATTCATTGCCGAAGGTCAAGATCAAACAAGAGGGTGGTTTTATACTCTTCATGTTTTGGCAACTGCCTTAACTTGTGGATCAACACCTTCAATACCCGTAAAAACAAGTGAGCCTGCATTCAAAAATGTAATTGTAAATGGTATTGTTTTGGCAGAAGACGGTAAAAAAATGTCAAAACGCTTACAAAACTATCCGGATCCGATGGAAGTTATTTCTAAATATGGCGCCGACGCTATGCGTTATTATCTTGCCACATCTCCGGTAATGTACGCAGAAAATCTTAATTTCAGCGAAGTAGGTGTCCGCGAAATGTATAACAAGCTCTTAAACGCATTATTTAATATTCTAGAACTATATTTAATGTATGGAAATAAAAAAGAGATTTACACTGACAGTCAGAATATTTTAGACAAGTGGATTGTTGTAAAGCTAAAACAATTAGGGCAAGAGGTTGAAAAAAATATGAATGAATATAAATTAGCGGAAGCAAGCCGGCCTATTGTTGATTTTGTAAACGACTTATCCGGATGGCACGTTCGCCGTTCTCGTGATAGAATAAAAGAAAAGAATAATGAAGCGCTTTCTACTTTGCGTTATGTTCTTTTGGAGCTTGCAAAAATATGTGCGCCATTTGTTCCTTTCGTAGCCGAGCATCTTCATCAAGAATTAAAAGGTACTGAAGAGAGTGTCCATCTAGCCAACTGGCCGGAGTACGGCAAATTGTCAAAAGAAGACACGACTCTTATAAAAGATATGCAAGCTACCCGCGATATTGTTGAAATTGCGCTGTCCCTGCGTTCGGAAGCCGGAATAAAAGTTCGCCAGCCATTATCCGAACTGCAAGTCATAAATTGTAAATTGCACGATGAACTATTAAATATAATCGCCGGTGAAATAAATATTAAAAAAGTTACCGCTGTAGATAAGTTACCAAAAGGCGGAAGCTGGGTGCAAAAAGAAAATACTACGTTAAATATAGAACTAACCGAGGAATTAAAAGAGGAAGGTTATGTCCGCGAGCTTATCCGAGGCATAAATGCTCTAAGAAAATCAGCAGGGCTTACACCTAAAGATAAAATAACGCTCTATATAGATTCATCAAAAAAAATAAAAAACATCATAGAAAAAGAAAGGAGTAATTTAATGTCCTCCACTGTGAGCAAAAATATATCTTTTAGTAAAAAAACTTTAAAAAATAACGCCGATATTAATTTGGACGGCGATACTGTCTGGATAGGATTGGAAAAATAA
- a CDS encoding ribose-5-phosphate isomerase gives MIYLGSDHAGFKLKQAIKRYLSNHGYEYEDLGNLKLDEKDDYPDFGARVAQGVAINPKKNKGILVCGSAEGMGMVANKFKGARAAVVYDKESAKLSREHNDANVLSISGWKLSEQKVRAIVKEFLETKFSGEKRHKRRLEKIRKIEKVNFR, from the coding sequence ATGATTTATTTAGGATCAGATCATGCTGGTTTCAAACTGAAGCAGGCAATAAAAAGATATTTATCAAACCATGGATATGAGTATGAGGATTTAGGTAATTTAAAGTTGGATGAAAAAGACGATTATCCGGATTTTGGCGCGAGAGTGGCGCAAGGAGTGGCAATAAATCCAAAAAAGAATAAAGGCATTTTGGTTTGCGGAAGCGCCGAAGGTATGGGGATGGTGGCAAATAAATTTAAAGGCGCGCGCGCGGCAGTTGTTTATGACAAGGAGTCTGCAAAATTATCGCGAGAACATAATGACGCAAACGTGCTATCAATTTCCGGTTGGAAATTATCTGAACAAAAAGTGCGCGCGATTGTTAAAGAATTTTTAGAAACAAAATTTAGCGGAGAAAAAAGGCATAAGAGGAGATTGGAAAAAATTAGAAAAATAGAAAAAGTAAATTTTAGATAA